ACGCGCGGCGGGGGCGGGCGTCTGTCCCGGCTCCCGCGAGGCAAGGCGCACCATTCACGAAGGGGAGGAACACGATGAAGATCCGATGGTTTGGGCGTTTCCTGCTGCTGGCGGCCGCCGCCATGCTCCTGGCCGGCACCCCGGTTGTCGCCGCCGAGAAGGCGATGAAGGAGAAGAAGCCGACCCACACGGAGCTGCGCAACGCCATGCGCATGCTCTGGGAGGACCACGTCCACTACACGCAGGCCTTCATCGTCGCGTCGCTCGCCGGCCTCGAGGACGCGGGGCCGCTCGCCGAGCGGCTCCTGCGCAACCAGGATGACATCGGCAACGCGGTCAAGCCGTTCTACGGCGAGGAGGCCGGCAAGAAGCTCTCCGCGCTGCTGCGCGACCACATCCTGATCGCCGCGGACCTCGTCAAGGCCGCCAAGGCGGGCGACAACGACGGGGTCGGGAAGAACCGCAAGCGCTGGGACGCGAACGCCGACGAGATCGTCGCGTTCCTCAACGGCGCGAACCCGAAGAACTGGCCAGCGCCCGTCCTCAAGGACATGCTCTACAAGCACCTCGACTACACGTCGACCAACGTCGTCTCCCGGCTCAAGAAGGACTGGGCCGCCGCCATCCAGGCCTACGACGCGGGCCACGCGCACATGTTGATGTTCGCCGACGCCCTGAGCGACGGCATCATCAAGCAGTTCCCGAAGAAGTTCAAATAGTCCGCCGCGCGCGGAGGAGAGGGGAGGGACGCTCCTCCCCTCCCCGGCGCGCGCAATCGGTGCTACGCTCACGGCAGAGGCGCGGCCACGACCCGCCGGCCGCCGAGGATCACCCGTGAGAGAGACGACCACCGCCGCGACCGCGCGCATCGCGCTGCTCTACGGCGCGTTCAGCGCGATCTGGATCGCGGTCTCCGACCACGTCCTCGAGGTGTTCGTCCACGACGCGCACGAGATCACCCTCCTCCAGTCGCTCAAGGGCTGGGCGTTCGTCGCCTTCAGCGCCGCGCTCATCTTCGTCCTCGTGCGCCGCGAACTCGAGGGGCGCGCCGCGGCCGAGGACGCGCTGCGCTCTTCCGAGGAACGCTACCGCACGCTGATCGCGCTGGCCAACGACGCGATCCTGGTCCTCGACGCGGGGAACGGCACGATCCTGGACGCCAACCGCCGCGCCGAGGAGCTGTTCGGCCTGCCGCGCGAGCGGCTCCTGGGGATGCGGCAGATCGACCTCCACCCGCCCGCCGAGCGGGAGCGCTGCGGCCGCATCCTGGCCGAGGCCGTCGCCGACGGGCGGCTGCGCACGAGCACCGCCTGCTACTCCCACCGCGACAGCCGCCCGGTGCCGACCGAGGTCAGCCTGAGCGTCGTCCCGCTGGAGGGCCGCACCGTCGTGCTGAGCATCATCCGCGACGTCTCGGAGCGCCAGCGCGCCGAGGAGCAGCTGCGCCGCGAGAAGGAGCGCGCGCAGCTGTACCTGGACATCGCCGGCGTCATCCTGGTGGTCATCGACGCGGACGAGCGCGTGAGCCTGATCAACCGCAAGGGAGCGGCGATCCTCGGCGCGCCCCCCGAGCGGATCGTCGGCACGAACTGGTTCGACAGCTTCATCCCCGCGGCGAGCCGCGAGCAGGTCCGCGCCGTGTTCCGCCGTCTGATGGCCGGCGAGATCGAGCCCGTCGCCTCGTTCGAGAACCCGGTCCTCGCCGCGGGCGGCGTCGAGCGGCTGATCGCCTGGAACAACGTCTTCATCCGCGACGAGGCGGGGAGCATCGTCGCCACCCTCAGCTCCGGCGAAGACATCACGGAGCGCGCCCGGGCCGAGACGCAGGCGCGCTCGCGCCTCGAGCACCTTGCGGCCCTGCACGAGATCGACCTGGCGATCAGCTCGAGCCTCGAGCTGCGGCTGACGCTCGCGCGGGTCGTCGAGCTGGCCCGCGAGCAGTTCGGCGTCGACGCCGCGGACGTGCTGCTGCTCGACCCGCGGACGCAGACGCTCGCCTACGCCGCCGGCAGCGGCTTCCGCACCACCGGCATCGAGCGTTCGCGGCTGGCCCTCGGCGAGGGGGTGGCCGGCGTCGCCGCGCTCGAGCGCCGGTCCATCGACGTCCCCGACCTCGGCAACCCGGCCGCCGGCTTCGTCCGCGGCCACCTGATCGAGGACGAGGGCTTCGTCTCGCTGCACGTCGTGCCGCTGACCGCCAAGGGCACCGTGCAGGGCGTGCTGGAGGCCCTGCACCGCACGCCGCGGGCGCTCGACCCGGAGCAGCTCGGCTTCCTCGAGGCGCTCGCCGCGCAGGCGGCGATCGCCATCGACAACGCGCGCCTGTTTGACGAGCTGCGCCGCTCGCACATCGAGCTGACCCTCGCCTACGACGCCACGCTCGGCGGCTGGGCGCGCGCACTGGACCTGCGCGACCGCGTGACCGAGCGGCACACCGAGCGCGTGGCCGAGCTGTCGGTCCGCCTCGCCCGCGAGCTGGGCATGAGCGAGGACGAGATCGTCCACGTGCGCCGCGGCGCCCTGCTGCACGACATCGGCAAGATCGGCGTCCCCGACGCCATCCTGCGCAAGGCCGGGCCGCTGACCCCGGAGGAGTGGCAGATCATGCGCAACCACCCGCGCGCGGCCTTCGAGATGCTCCACCCGATCGCGTATCTCCGCCCGGCGCTCGACATCCCCTACGCCCACCACGAGCGTTGGGACGGCACCGGGTATCCCCGGGGGCTCAAGGGGGAGCAGATCCCGCTGGCGGCGCGCGTCTTCGCGCTGGCCGACGTCTGGGACGCCCTGCAGGCCGCGGACCGGCCGTACCGGCAGGCGCTGCCCCGGGAAGAGGCCTGCGCGCACCTGCGGTCGCTGGCCGGCACGCAGCTCGACCCGCGGGTCGTTGACGTCTTCCTGCGCAAGGCCGATGAGTTCTGCCGCATCGACGCGCCGAAGGAGCCGTCCGGCGACCCGGCGCCGGGGTAAGGCGCGATGCCGGCGGACCTCGCGACGGCCCCCGCGCTCCAGGCGGAGGGACTGACCAGGGCCTTCGGCGCCGTCCGCGCCGTCGAGGCGCTCGACCTGTCCCTCGCCCCCGGGGAGTTCGTCGGGCTGCTCGGGCCCAACGGCGCCGGCAAGACCACGATGATCAAGATGCTCACGGGGCTGGTGCGCCCGGACGGCGGGAGCATCCGCTACTTCGGGCGGGACTTCGCGAAGGAGCCGCTCGCGGCGCGCCGGCGCATCGGCGTCGTCCACCAGATCAGCAACCTCGACCGCGACCTGACCGCCCGCGAGTGCCTCACGCTGCACGCGATCCT
The nucleotide sequence above comes from bacterium. Encoded proteins:
- a CDS encoding HD domain-containing phosphohydrolase, whose protein sequence is MRETTTAATARIALLYGAFSAIWIAVSDHVLEVFVHDAHEITLLQSLKGWAFVAFSAALIFVLVRRELEGRAAAEDALRSSEERYRTLIALANDAILVLDAGNGTILDANRRAEELFGLPRERLLGMRQIDLHPPAERERCGRILAEAVADGRLRTSTACYSHRDSRPVPTEVSLSVVPLEGRTVVLSIIRDVSERQRAEEQLRREKERAQLYLDIAGVILVVIDADERVSLINRKGAAILGAPPERIVGTNWFDSFIPAASREQVRAVFRRLMAGEIEPVASFENPVLAAGGVERLIAWNNVFIRDEAGSIVATLSSGEDITERARAETQARSRLEHLAALHEIDLAISSSLELRLTLARVVELAREQFGVDAADVLLLDPRTQTLAYAAGSGFRTTGIERSRLALGEGVAGVAALERRSIDVPDLGNPAAGFVRGHLIEDEGFVSLHVVPLTAKGTVQGVLEALHRTPRALDPEQLGFLEALAAQAAIAIDNARLFDELRRSHIELTLAYDATLGGWARALDLRDRVTERHTERVAELSVRLARELGMSEDEIVHVRRGALLHDIGKIGVPDAILRKAGPLTPEEWQIMRNHPRAAFEMLHPIAYLRPALDIPYAHHERWDGTGYPRGLKGEQIPLAARVFALADVWDALQAADRPYRQALPREEACAHLRSLAGTQLDPRVVDVFLRKADEFCRIDAPKEPSGDPAPG
- a CDS encoding glycosyltransferase — encoded protein: MKIRWFGRFLLLAAAAMLLAGTPVVAAEKAMKEKKPTHTELRNAMRMLWEDHVHYTQAFIVASLAGLEDAGPLAERLLRNQDDIGNAVKPFYGEEAGKKLSALLRDHILIAADLVKAAKAGDNDGVGKNRKRWDANADEIVAFLNGANPKNWPAPVLKDMLYKHLDYTSTNVVSRLKKDWAAAIQAYDAGHAHMLMFADALSDGIIKQFPKKFK